The Coccidioides posadasii str. Silveira chromosome 3, complete sequence genome contains a region encoding:
- a CDS encoding uncharacterized protein (BUSCO:345661at4751~EggNog:ENOG410PM9P~COG:J~BUSCO:9197at33183) translates to MSTPAPSGVKDAMSGNAVKPDLQVPIAKARPHRQRRPNYKHIHRHSLPLTVHPLPPLLPHNPLSIISIALSYLTYLISPPYRETYSAYFDPTTSSVHVVHPKAIRALWEMGFFGKGSLSRSEPTWLEREKKRRGLLALDTSEEATGNRRTERREWKLERARKEKEAIAEQLRAEAAARPSKDAIAAQPTEQVSGSDIHINGYVNDKSPNMGRSSVRNSASLSSHSAVREDVENSAVNGTKIVRFSSEVDTRKYEKEAILEQPSKLEKLDSSKVQDEEHLQLSNEEAFFLAYGLGVLQVYDHNMSSVLPNSHLLSLFRRHSYFPPRDELMHLEPDDRFIVSYVAYHHFRSLGWVVRSGVKFGVDFLLYNRGPVFSHAEFAVVVLPAYEHPYWSETEERRAAVAKKLPHTWWWLHCVNRVQAQVKKTLVLLYVEIPPTAPEPQDMSGELDIGALLKTYAVREMTMRRWVPNRSRD, encoded by the coding sequence ATGTCTACGCCGGCTCCGAGTGGTGTAAAAGATGCCATGAGCGGCAACGCCGTCAAGCCAGACTTACAGGTTCCCATTGCCAAAGCTCGGCCGCATCGCCAGCGCCGACCAAATTATAAGCACATCCACCGTCATTCTCTTCCTTTAACTGTCCATCCCTTGCCTCCTTTGCTACCCCATAACCCCTTGTCAATCATCAGCATTGCCCTATCCTACCTTACCTATCTTATTTCTCCACCCTATCGTGAGACATATTCTGCATATTTTGACCCTACCACATCCTCTGTCCACGTGGTGCATCCGAAAGCGATTCGTGCCTTGTGGGAGATGGGCTTCTTTGGTAAAGGAAGTCTGAGTAGAAGTGAACCTACTTGGTTGGAGCGCGAGAAGAAACGGAGAGGCTTGCTAGCGTTAGATACCAGCGAGGAAGCTACTGGAAACAGACGAACTGAACGTCGGGAATGGAAGTTAGAACGGGCGAGGAAGGAAAAGGAAGCGATTGCCGAGCAGCTGCGAGCCGAAGCGGCTGCGCGCCCGAGCAAGGACGCCATTGCAGCCCAACCCACTGAACAGGTGTCTGGTTCAGATATTCATATTAATGGTTATGTTAACGACAAAAGTCCCAACATGGGTCGCAGCTCAGTTCGGAATTCGGCTTCACTGTCGAGTCACAGCGCGGTGAGAGAGGACGTTGAGAACTCAGCGGTCAATGGAACCAAAATTGTACGGTTCTCATCAGAAGTAGATACTAGAAAGTATGAGAAAGAAGCAATTTTGGAACAACCATCCAAGCTTGAAAAGCTCGATTCCTCGAAAGTTCAAGATGAAGAGCATCTTCAATTATCCAATGAGGAAGCCTTTTTCCTTGCCTACGGACTTGGTGTTCTTCAAGTCTACGATCATAATATGAGTTCTGTTCTACCTAACTCTCACCTTCTATCCTTATTTCGTCGCCATTCCTACTTTCCACCCCGTGATGAGCTCATGCATCTGGAGCCGGATGACCGCTTCATCGTCTCTTACGTTGCTTATCATCATTTCCGCTCTCTTGGATGGGTTGTTCGCTCGGGGGTCAAATTTGGTGTCGATTTCCTACTCTATAATCGGGGCCCGGTGTTCTCTCATGCAGAGTTCGCAGTCGTGGTGCTGCCTGCCTATGAACATCCGTACTGGAGTGAAACTGAAGAGAGACGGGCGGCCGTCGCGAAGAAACTCCCACATACGTGGTGGTGGCTTCATTGCGTAAACAGGGTTCAGGCTCAAGTTAAGAAGACTCTGGTCCTGTTATATGTGGAGATACCGCCGACCGCTCCAGAACCCCAAGATATGTCAGGAGAACTTGATATTGGAGCACTTTTGAAAACATATGCAGTCCGCGAAATGACCATGAGGCGTTGGGTTCCAAATCGGAGTCGGGATTGA
- the NOP10 gene encoding snoRNP complex protein (antiSMASH:Cluster_3.4~antiSMASH:Cluster_3.3~EggNog:ENOG410PRU4~COG:A) codes for MHLMYTLDDQGKRVYTLKKVLNGQVTKSAHPARFSPDDKYSRHRVILKKRYGLLLTQQPEPKV; via the exons ATGCATTTGATGTACACTCTCGACGACCAGGGGAAGCGAGTCTATACCCTTAAAAAAGTGCTCAACGGGCAGGTGACAAAGTCTGCACACCCAGCCCGATTCTCACCAGATGATAAATACTCCAG ACACCGAGTTATTCTCAAAAAACGATATGGATTGCTACTGACACAACAACCCG AGCCGAAAGTGTAA
- the NOB1 gene encoding Nin1 binding protein (antiSMASH:Cluster_3.4~antiSMASH:Cluster_3.3~BUSCO:320163at4751~EggNog:ENOG410PG29~COG:O~BUSCO:10291at33183), which translates to MSLQTLQSTMTEPTETSAPPKPVHTIVLDAGPLIKNIPPISTLLAQSHVLLTTPAVVSEIRDPDARQRVETLYLPFVERRSPKPENLKVVSEFARKTGDREVLSRTDLEILALAYEVECERNGGDWRLRKVPGQKGINGVPPSKEQQWKAGTEQNEAQEKSSETSDEAAGPVAVDASVDDVVEGLEETTLEEPSQPAEQSPTPPTNEPERIAMPEAGSEDSEGNSQDEQASDLDDGWITPSNIKQRQARDAAKAAASVETKTMQVATITTDFSMQNVLLQMNLNLLSTNNLERIRRLKSYILRCHGCFFTTREMTKQFCPRCGQPTLTRVSCSTTATGEFKMHLKKNIQWNNRGNKFSIPKPIAGTSSGKWNGDGGGKGGWGTELILAPDQKEYTRAVAENGRRARKGRDLMDEDYLPGILTGERTRTGGRVKVGAGRNVNSRRRR; encoded by the coding sequence ATGAGTTTGCAAACACTGCAGAGCACCATGACAGAGCCCACTGAAACTTCTGCACCGCCAAAACCGGTCCACACCATTGTTCTCGATGCCGGGCCACTTATCAAGAACATCCCACCCATATCCACCCTCCTCGCACAGTCCCACGTCCTCCTCACGACCCCAGCGGTTGTTTCCGAAATTCGTGACCCGGATGCCCGCCAGAGAGTAGAAACATTATACCTACCTTTCGTCGAGCGAAGGTCACCCAAACCCGAAAATCTGAAAGTTGTCTCTGAATTTGCAAGGAAGACTGGCGATCGGGAGGTGCTAAGTCGGACAGATTTGGAGATTTTGGCACTGGCGTATGAGGTGGAGTGTGAGAGAAATGGAGGAGATTGGAGGCTAAGAAAAGTCCCAGGACAAAAGGGAATCAATGGCGTCCCACCGTCAAAAGAGCAGCAGTGGAAGGCGGGGACCGAGCAGAATGAGGCACAGGAAAAGTCGTCCGAAACCTCAGATGAAGCGGCGGGGCCTGTGGCAGTGGATGCTTCAGTAGATGATGTCGTGGAAGGTTTGGAGGAAACTACCCTGGAAGAGCCCAGCCAGCCTGCTGAACAGAGCCCTACTCCGCCTACTAATGAGCCTGAACGAATTGCGATGCCCGAAGCTGGCTCTGAAGACTCTGAGGGGAATTCGCAGGACGAGCAGGCGTCAGATTTAGATGACGGCTGGATTACACCGTCTAATATCAAACAACGGCAGGCTCGCGACGCAGCAAAAGCTGCAGCTTCCGTTGAAACAAAAACCATGCAAGTTGCAACGATAACAACAGATTTTTCCATGCAGAACGTGCTACTTCAGATGAACCTTAACCTGCTCTCGACGAACAACCTCGAAAGAATAAGGCGTCTCAAGTCGTACATACTTCGCTGTCATGGCTGCTTCTTTACTACCAGAGAAATGACAAAACAATTTTGCCCTCGATGCGGCCAGCCCACACTCACCCGTGTTTCCTGCTCTACAACAGCGACAGGTGAATTTAAGATGCACTTGAAGAAGAACATACAATGGAACAACAGAGGAAACAAATTCAGCATTCCAAAGCCTATCGCAGGCACATCAAGCGGAAAGTGGAACGGGGACGGAGGCGGCAAAGGAGGCTGGGGAACGGAGTTGATCCTTGCGCCGGACCAAAAGGAATATACTAGAGCCGTCGCAGAAAACGGAAGAAGGGCTAGGAAAGGACGGGACCTCATGGATGAGGATTACCTTCCGGGTATCTTGACCGGAGAACGAACCCGAACTGGCGGAAGAGTCAAAGTAGGGGCCGGTCGAAACGTTAATTCGAGGAGACGAAGATAA
- a CDS encoding uncharacterized protein (antiSMASH:Cluster_3.4~antiSMASH:Cluster_3.3~EggNog:ENOG410PH8N~COG:E~MEROPS:MER0001255~BUSCO:5132at33183): protein MTKKLLSRTSEISLSHRPSPAEQCRHRSEDKASSAIVPEAYTKPYCDFMTDNPTIFHAVATFTRRLDDHGFSRLSERDVWTSKLKQGGKYYCTRNDSALIAFIVGRDYESGNGVGVVAGHIDALCAKLKPVSKLPTKAGFVQLGVAPYAGALSSTWWDRDLGIGGRVLVQNPSTGVVESKLVKLGWPIARVPTLAVHFGAPSQGPFNPETQSVPVIGLDNSDILGQDANAADSGIKPGTFAATQPERLVRAIAKELGVSDYSTIINWELELFDIQAAQVGGLDKEFIFAGRIDDKLCSYSAFEALLASSEKSSTGIVKMVGMFDNEEIGSLLRQGARSNYMSSVIERIVEAFAPNYGPNLLSQTFANSFLVSSDVIHAVNPNFLNVYLENHAPRLNIGVAISADPNGHMTTDSVSTALLQRVAEKCGSRLQVFQIRNDSRSGGTIGPMTSARTGMRAIDCGIPQLSMHSIRATTGSLDPGLGVKLFTGFFDHFEEVDKEFRQL, encoded by the coding sequence ATGACGAAGAAACTGCTCTCTCGCACATCCGAGATTAGTCTCTCCCATCGTCCATCCCCCGCCGAGCAATGCCGTCATCGATCGGAGGACAAAGCTTCCTCCGCCATCGTACCGGAAGCATATACCAAACCCTACTGTGATTTCATGACCGATAACCCGACCATTTTCCACGCTGTCGCGACATTTACCCGCCGTCTCGACGATCACGGTTTCAGCCGGCTGTCGGAGCGCGACGTCTGGACGTCAAAGCTGAAGCAGGGAGGGAAATACTACTGCACTAGAAATGACAGCGCTTTGATCGCATTCATCGTCGGTCGTGATTATGAGTCTGGGAATGGAGTCGGGGTAGTAGCAGGACACATCGACGCCCTCTGCGCTAAACTCAAGCCTGTGTCTAAGCTACCCACGAAGGCCGGCTTTGTCCAGCTTGGAGTCGCACCGTATGCGGGTGCGTTAAGCTCTACGTGGTGGGATCGTGATTTGGGAATTGGTGGACGCGTGCTGGTTCAGAACCCTAGTACTGGCGTTGTAGAGTCAAAGCTGGTCAAGTTGGGCTGGCCGATTGCCAGGGTGCCAACTCTCGCGGTACACTTTGGTGCTCCGTCGCAGGGTCCATTTAACCCTGAGACGCAATCAGTCCCGGTGATCGGATTGGACAATTCGGATATCCTTGGCCAGGATGCCAATGCTGCTGATAGCGGGATTAAACCAGGAACGTTTGCCGCTACGCAGCCGGAACGTTTGGTTAGGGCGATTGCTAAAGAGTTGGGCGTTTCTGATTACAGCACGATCATAAATTGGGAGCTCGAGCTGTTTGATATCCAAGCCGCCCAAGTTGGTGGCTTGGATAAGGAATTCATCTTTGCTGGTCGAATCGACGATAAGCTGTGCAGCTATAGTGCCTTCGAAGCTCTCTTGGCCTCATCGGAAAAGTCCTCAACCGGGATTGTCAAGATGGTGGGGATGTTCGATAATGAGGAGATTGGCAGTTTACTCAGACAGGGTGCCCGATCAAACTATATGAGCAGTGTTATCGAGCGGATCGTCGAAGCTTTTGCTCCGAATTACGGACCGAATCTCCTATCCCAAACCTTTGCAAACAGCTTCCTTGTTTCTTCTGATGTTATTCATGCCGTTAACCCGAATTTCCTGAACGTATATCTGGAGAATCATGCCCCACGTCTTAATATCGGTGTTGCTATTTCAGCGGATCCAAATGGGCATATGACAACCGACAGCGTTAGCACCGCTCTTCTCCAGCGAGTTGCAGAGAAGTGTGGTTCTAGACTTCAAGTCTTCCAAATCAGAAATGATAGCCGTAGTGGAGGCACCATCGGTCCTATGACAAGTGCGCGAACGGGAATGAGAGCTATTGACTGCGGTATCCCACAGCTGAGCATGCACAGTATTAGGGCCACTACAGGAAGCTTGGATCCTGGACTCGGCGTGAAATTATTTACGGGCTTTTTCGATCATTTTGAGGAAGTTGATAAAGAGTTCCGACAGCTCTAG
- a CDS encoding uncharacterized protein (antiSMASH:Cluster_3.4~antiSMASH:Cluster_3.3~EggNog:ENOG410PJGT~COG:G) — MVFQKVLNGMSALINTNPHQGINPAIGQPVLEPGLVSQVNVFVSVLALEPRDGSIQIGKPTPTKLKANVAGVNDFNVNFDGKLGHVNIVVSTAGREVSRATGVEIFTEPFEGNVD; from the exons ATGGTGTTCCAAAAGGTGCTGAATGGCATGTCCGCTCTCATCAACACCAATCCACACCAAG GAATTAATCCTGCAATTGGCCAGCCAGTGCTAGAGCCAGGTTTGGTCTCCCAAGTTAATGTCTTTGTATCCGTTCTAGCTTTGGAACCCAGAGACGGCAGCATTCAAATCGGTAAACCAACCCCTACAAAGCTCAAGGCAAATGTTGCTGGCGTCAATGACTTCAACGTCAATTTTGATGGCAAGCTCGGCCATGTGAACATTGTTGTGTCAACGGCTGGGCGAGAAGTATCTCGTGCTACTGGGGTCGAAATTTTCACCGAACCTTTCGAGGGAAACGTGGATTGA
- a CDS encoding uncharacterized protein (antiSMASH:Cluster_3.4~antiSMASH:Cluster_3.3~EggNog:ENOG410Q0JW), with the protein MRMGRPGRSDSQRKENIANRKRRRSQVAPDQKLPDYMNTPGKISNTGSRCNSPAREDSTPVFQGLNGPRPGFTSHLPSTDVQEMSGAKFTPFPFMGEGENNGAEAESMSWLNYNAVEMNISPVVEKYDFFRPSLGLNGESDIGPSMIHIGPQSPPSPNRASETGFQNIVSDFTHLDTGPAVEFGEVNMLEAQDLYQESLERLARLNMDVSQQLKLETSSDTPPNEHNATLVSPSEPALPIAQVIRGLQEFQDLLQNFVNFQSARSIYELNSDNPRPNMRGTAMSEQTPSGSSHSLVALSISPSSSDESLLPIMINVSRSGESSTRQTRRHQIDIAASLSMLMCYINLIRLCRTVFSNICHCLVALNQKAISTALSDIRISGVSLQGDQNLQILVLVQVVVRMLDCIGNMLGRTGLSSSGQKNEEKGLHPLILPRLMETVMSEEETNRQGARAGGIKALREDIRKLKRVLNST; encoded by the coding sequence ATGCGAATGGGAAGACCGGGACGTTCAGATAGCCAACGAAAGGAAAATATCGCGAATCGAAAACGACGACGAAGCCAGGTAGCCCCCGACCAGAAACTTCCGGACTATATGAACACTCCAGGGAAGATAAGTAACACCGGGAGTCGCTGTAACTCACCCGCGCGTGAAGATTCGACACCGGTATTTCAGGGCCTGAATGGTCCTCGGCCAGGCTTCACTTCTCACCTGCCCTCTACAGATGTGCAAGAAATGTCGGGGGCGAAGTTCACCCCGTTTCCCTTCATGGGAGAAGGTGAAAATAACGGCGCTGAAGCAGAGTCGATGTCTTGGCTCAACTACAACGCAGTTGAGATGAACATCTCTCCGGTTGTAGAAAAATACGATTTCTTCAGGCCTTCGCTGGGTCTGAACGGAGAGAGTGACATTGGGCCAAGCATGATACACATCGGACCTCAATCCCCCCCAAGCCCAAATCGCGCCTCTGAGACGGGGTTTCAGAATATTGTTAGCGATTTTACGCATCTGGACACGGGGCCTGCTGTCGAATTCGGAGAAGTCAACATGCTTGAAGCACAGGACTTATACCAGGAATCGCTCGAACGATTGGCAAGACTCAACATGGACGTGAGCCAGCAACTCAAGCTCGAGACCAGCAGCGATACCCCGCCCAATGAGCACAACGCAACGCTGGTATCTCCATCAGAGCCAGCGCTCCCAATAGCCCAGGTAATTCGTGGGCTTCAAGAATTTCAAGATCTGCTCCAAAACTTCGTCAACTTCCAGAGTGCAAGATCCATATATGAACTAAACTCCGACAACCCACGGCCGAATATGCGGGGAACCGCGATGAGTGAACAAACCCCTTCGGGAAGCTCTCATTCGTTGGTTGCGCTATCAATatctccatcttcttccGATGAGTCTCTGTTGCCTATTATGATTAACGTCTCTCGAAGCGGTGAGAGTAGCACAAGACAAACGCGACGGCACCAGATAGATATTGCGGCATCGCTTTCCATGCTCATGTGTTACATTAATCTCATTCGTCTCTGTCGAACTGTTTTCTCTAATATTTGTCACTGTCTCGTTGCACTGAATCAAAAAGCCATATCTACCGCCCTTTCGGATATACGGATTAGCGGTGTATCACTGCAGGGGGATCAGAACCTTCAAATTCTAGTCCTAGTACAGGTGGTTGTGCGCATGCTTGATTGCATTGGGAATATGCTAGGACGTACGGGTCTCAGCAGTAGCGGACAGAAAAACGAAGAAAAAGGGTTACACCCACTCATTTTGCCGAGGTTGATGGAGACAGTGATGAGCGAAGAAGAAACGAATAGACAAGGTGCACGAGCTGGCGGTATAAAGGCGTTGAGAGAGGATATCCGCAAGTTGAAAAGAGTCCTTAATAGTACATAA
- a CDS encoding putative secondary metabolism biosynthetic enzyme (antiSMASH:Cluster_3.4~antiSMASH:Cluster_3.3~SMCOG1028:crotonyl-CoA reductase / alcohol dehydrogenase~EggNog:ENOG410PUKB~COG:C), translating into MEERLKIPTTQRAIIQSKEPLGSLTLCEDRSIPTLLPGQVLVKTAAVALNPCDWKMPTNFPFPGAGDGSDYAGTIVALGPNARSDFKIGDRVAGAVHASNPLNPESGAFAQYVAGYTDHQWKIPDGLSMKDAVAIGWCVVGSVGLALFRTMNLPGSPEKPVGKPTYVLVYGGSTASGTIAIQLLKLSGFKVITTCSPKNFSLVESYGAEKAFDYNSPTCADDIRMYTKNSLRYVLDIITEAKSIKLCYAAIGRTGGQYVGFELIPDELIANMRKAVKADWVLGIRMTGLEIALPGGYGSPPDPELRAWGSDLAKRMETLIHAGKIKPHPPKINPGGLDTIIAGIEKMQRREVSGEKMVYIVDSEDF; encoded by the exons ATGGAGGAACGGTTAAAGATTCCAACCACTCAACGGGCAATCATCCAAAGCAAGGAGCCACTGGGTTCGCTAACACTATGTGAAGATCGCTCTATTCCAACTCTGCTGCCCGGGCAGGTTCTTGTGAAGACCGCTGCTGTTGCTTTGAACCCCTGCGATTGGAAAATGCCAACCAATTTTCCATTTCCGGGGGCAGGAGATGGTTCAGACTATGCCGGAACTATCGTTGCGCTAGGACCAAATGCTCGATCTGATTTCAAAATTGGGGACCGTGTCGCAGGCGCCGTTCATGCCTCAAACCCTCTTAACCCGGAATCCGGTGCGTTTGCGCAGTATGTTGCGGGCTATACGGATCATCAATGGAAAATTCCAGACGGCCTTTCAATGAAGGACGCTGTGGCTATTGGTTGGTGTGTTGTCGGGAGCGTTGGACTGGCACTGTTTCGAACTATGAACTTACCTGGATCCCCCGAGAAGCCTGTTGGGAAACCCACTTACGTGTTGGTATATGGGGGAAGTACTGCTAGCGGGACAATTGCGATACAGCTCTTAAAACT GTCAGGATTCAAAGTCATCACAACTTGTTCCCCGAAAAATTTCTCCTTGGTGGAATCATATGGAGCAGAGAAAGCCTTTGACTATAACTCGCCGACCTGCGCGGATGATATTCGTATGTACACCAAGAATTCCCTCCGCTATGTTCTTGATATCATCACGGAAGCAAAGTCGATTAAACTTTGCTACGCCGCTATCGGTCGTACTGGAGGTCAATATGTCGGCTTCGAACTTATCCCTGACGAACTAATCGCCAATATGAGAAAAGCAGTTAAGGCGGACTGGGTGCTAGGAATCAGGATGACAGGCCTGGAGATTGCTCTTCCGGGAGGATACGGCAGTCCTCCGGACCCTGAGTTACGGGCTTGGGGTTCTGATCTAGCTAAGCGCATGGAAACTCTGATCCACGCTGGCAAAATAAAGCCTCACCCCCCAAAAATTAACCCGGGGGGCCTCGATACAATCATTGCAGGAATTGAAAAAATGCAACGACGGGAAGTCTCCGGCGAAAAGATGGTTTATATTGTGGATTCCGAGGATTTTTAG
- a CDS encoding uncharacterized protein (SECRETED:SignalP(1-15)~antiSMASH:Cluster_3.4~antiSMASH:Cluster_3.3~EggNog:ENOG410PUG9), whose product MFAFIALFLLQATSADHLSQQPLRELFPGNWEAELQADIPNQPEPCSVSHLSAYEQVEGPVAFSTSSTEHLETPKLSGVNATAWEQWEFDGTDDDGMAGIIIGFSRDASYAFFGLGNLRVEFYMVLSDGTVIQELDYLDESTIMNCQGDITGMWNSTKRSYSFHVPKDMSRATVKWRTPAGKGTLSVTSTTQPHFPDGSMWPSQGARTEMAPSLHMNQPIAGGRVIADVELSSSKRMKLRGFGGHGRLWAQGGWFDIVDGFHIIRAYAGPYTISYWRPISRLNKGDVYHSAQLFKHGKLLAATQLGEKSQTKDYILFSNDFRGKVSGGLTDKSTGHVLEFISPSRGKKWQFLVEHMRKKFEMGLGGETGISGFTNRVTGGETGGRQYEGRGFSEQTIFPEEIAKWRIWIVYGIGYFNRGKSFVLKISRWLS is encoded by the coding sequence ATGTTTGCCTTTATtgcgctttttcttctgcaaGCTACTTCGGCAGACCACCTATCCCAGCAGCCATTGAGAGAACTATTTCCTGGGAACTGGGAGGCTGAGCTGCAAGCAGATATTCCTAATCAGCCAGAACCATGCTCCGTGAGCCATCTCTCAGCGTACGAGCAGGTTGAAGGGCCGGTAGCTTTCTCCACGTCTTCCACCGAGCATTTGGAAACACCCAAACTATCAGGCGTAAACGCAACAGCCTGGGAACAATGGGAATTCGATGGGACTGACGATGATGGAATGGCTGGGATTATCATTGGATTTTCGAGAGATGCGTCATATGCATTCTTTGGCCTCGGAAACCTCCGCGTCGAATTTTACATGGTTCTGAGCGACGGAACGGTCATCCAGGAGCTCGATTATCTGGATGAATCGACTATCATGAACTGCCAGGGAGATATAACGGGAATGTGGAATAGCACAAAACGCAGTTATTCTTTCCACGTTCCAAAAGACATGAGTCGTGCAACCGTCAAATGGAGAACCCCTGCCGGAAAGGGAACGCTGTCGGTAACATCGACAACGCAGCCCCATTTCCCCGACGGCTCAATGTGGCCCTCACAGGGTGCCAGAACGGAAATGGCCCCGTCTCTGCACATGAACCAGCCAATCGCAGGTGGCCGTGTCATAGCAGATGTTGAATTATCGAGCTCGAAAAGGATGAAATTAAGGGGATTTGGTGGCCATGGTCGGCTATGGGCCCAGGGGGGCTGGTTCGATATCGTTGACGGCTTCCACATCATACGTGCATATGCGGGACCATACACGATATCTTACTGGAGGCCAATCTCGCGGCTTAATAAAGGAGATGTCTATCATTCAGCGCAGCTGTTCAAACATGGGAAGCTGCTAGCGGCCACGCAGCTAGGGGAAAAATCTCAAACCAAAGATTACATTCTCTTCTCAAACGATTTTCGCGGTAAAGTCAGTGGGGGCCTTACTGACAAATCCACTGGCCATGTGCTTGAATTTATATCCCCTAGTCGAGGAAAAAAATGGCAATTTCTCGTAGAACATATGAGAAAGAAATTCGAAATGGGACTTGGTGGTGAGACTGGGATAAGTGGGTTCACGAATCGAGTAACAGGGGGAGAAACAGGGGGAAGGCAATATGAGGGACGAGGCTTTTCTGAGCAAACTATCTTCCCGGAGGAAATTGCCAAATGGAGGATCTGGATTGTTTATGGCATTGGGTATTTCAACCGTGGAAAAAGCTTTGTACTCAAGATCTCGCGATGGCTATCTTAA